In a single window of the Nicotiana tomentosiformis chromosome 8, ASM39032v3, whole genome shotgun sequence genome:
- the LOC104110609 gene encoding F-box protein At2g26160-like → MANWAELPHDLLTLIAKRVKVIEDFIAFSAVCNSWRTAATKENFDALSPQVPLLMLAADKDGDDYREFYSLFKQKVSRIFLPEARGPVECFPSEGWLCAISCIGEMKLLQPFSRISIQLPSLKALLSLHGEEAPKEGEWHCIDKAVLSASPSVTSDYALVISRFGEGSLLSFWRPGDLNWTNINFKKFDGISTMVCCKGQFYALTFGGEVWVFDIAGRSISKPIVEPRILARLRDDDVFHNPVHFYLVEISDALFILTRFLHSNGLGCYHTVKFNVYELDLTKAKLNKVSTLGNSAICLGRNGASSIDSSAFTIVKPNHIYFTDDEVDEYKYCEGGGGRDMGAYHLDDGSIESFYPGLSLSPICPPTWVKPSFS, encoded by the coding sequence ATGGCAAACTGGGCAGAATTGCCACACGATCTCCTAACTCTTATTGCAAAGCGTGTTAAAGTGATTGAAGATTTCATTGCTTTTAGTGCTGTTTGTAACTCATGGCGAACTGCTGCTACGAAGGAAAATTTTGATGCGCTTTCGCCCCAAGTTCCGTTGCTAATGCTAGCTGCTGATAAAGATGGTGATGATTATCGGGAATTTTACTCTCTTTTCAAGCAGAAAGTTTCACGCATATTTCTCCCGGAAGCTAGAGGGCCAGTAGAGTGTTTTCCATCGGAAGGGTGGCTTTGCGCCATCTCATGCATAGGAGAGATGAAGTTGTTACAACCTTTCTCTCGCATCAGTATACAGCTTCCCTCGCTAAAAGCTTTATTGTCTTTACATGGCGAAGAAGCACCTAAAGAAGGAGAGTGGCATTGCATAGACAAAGCTGTCTTATCTGCTAGTCCTTCTGTTACATCAGATTATGCACTGGTGATTTCCCGTTTTGGGGAGGGTAGCTTGTTGTCTTTTTGGCGACCTGGAGACCTCAACTGGACTAATATTAATTTCAAGAAATTTGATGGAATCTCCACTATGGTTTGCTGTAAGGGGCAATTTTATGCACTAACTTTCGGTGGTGAAGTTTGGGTTTTTGATATTGCAGGGCGTAGTATTTCCAAACCAATTGTAGAGCCACGCATACTTGCTCGGCTTAGAGATGATGATGTATTTCACAATCCAGTTCACTTCTACCTAGTTGAGATATCCGATGCACTATTTATTTTAACTAGATTTTTACATTCTAATGGTCTTGGGTGTTATCACACTGTTAAATTTAATGTATATGAACTAGATCTAACCAAAGCTAAATTGAACAAGGTCAGCACTTTGGGAAATTCAGCAATTTGTTTGGGCCGGAATGGAGCAAGTTCTATTGACTCATCTGCCTTTACAATAGTCAAGCCTAATCATATATATTTTACTGATGATGAGGTTGATGAATATAAGTATTGTGAAGGTGGTGGCGGAAGAGATATGGGGGCTTACCATCTTGACGATGGAAGCATTGAATCGTTTTATCCTGGATTGTCACTAAGTCCTATTTGCCCACCAACTTGGGTCAAACCATCATTCTCATAA